GCACAAGAACCAAGCGTTATTCATCTTCTTCCACAACTAGCAGAGTCCTCAACATCTACTGGTCCTCAAgaaaagttgaatgaatgaagaaacaaatgaacaaacatgcTGAGGTTAGGTTGATGATTGATGGTAGAACACACAGGTGATATCCAGCAGAAAAGGTCATCAAATAAAGTTTATACATACGTTGGACCATAAAATGTTGAAATTCATTTCAAGAGAAGTTTCTACCTTGGACAATATGATCAGTAATACCAGTGGGCGCAGATTCATTCATAGAAGAACTGAATGGAATTGGCTCATAATGAGGAAGCATTTCTATGTTGTCTGCTGCTGAGGATGTCACAAATGATTGACCACTCACATTTGAGTCATATTTTGACTTCTGGTAATAGTGCCTGTAAATGAAAATCATATTAAGAAATGAGTCATTGCCTATATCTTAAAGAAGTGTTAAAATAACTTCTTTCATATATCTTATTTCcataactatatatacatataaattttttttttttttttgagacagggtctcactctgtcacccaggctacagtgcagtggtgcagtcttggcttattgcaatctccacttcctaggctcaagtgatcctcctacctcagcttcccaagtaggagggactataggcatgcgtcaCTACTTGGtcgtttgtagagatgaggtctcactatattgccctggctggtctcaaactcctgggctcaagcaaccctcctgcctcaacttcccaaagtgctgggattactggcatgagccacgcATCTGGCCTCGAAATAACTTTTAACACAGTTATTTATAAACAGTAAAATGAGGTCTGGTCTTTCTGCcaacaaaacacttttaaaaagtcCTGACCCACTTATACATCTTAAAAGCGGTCACTGTTAATATAGAAAAATAGGAAATGCATACTCAACTTTCTAACTATTAGCCTTTcaagataattttaatatgtttgaaaGTTCTTGGAAAGAAAAAGCACTTTAAATCAGGTCTAATTTCAATAACCATGTTCATTTCCCATGTCAATTGAGAAGGTAATGTCACAGCTAAGAATCTATATAAACACTAATTTGCTAAAGCAGATACAAGTAATTCTCTCTCATGGGGATTACATTGCCTGCCTATCTGTTTAAGAAGcactaaaatgaaaagttgaaatCTGTTAAGAGATGGATGGGATTGATAAGATTTGGGAATTCAAAATAAAAGTCcaaactatagtaaccaaaggTCTGCCAAATTGAATCAAGATAAAATCCTTTATTCTAGAACATGTACTCCCAGTAGGATACAACtctatatttaaaacaatgaaggccagatgcagtggctcactacgcctgtaatcccagcactttgggaggtcaagtggggcagattgcttgagcgcaggagtttgagatcagcctgggaaaaacagtaaaaccctgtctctataaaaaatacaaaaaattagctaggcgtggtggtgtatgcctgtggtctcagctactccagaggctgagggaggaggatcacttgagcccaggaggcagaggtcacagtgagccaagatcatgccactgtactcccagcctgggagccagagtgaaactgtctcaaaaccaaacaaaacaaaaatgaagaaccaggcacagtggctcaaacctttaatctcaacaatttgggaagccgaagcaggaggatcagttgagcccagtagttcaagaccagcctgggcaacatagtgagacccccatctttataaaaaaaattttttttaattagctgggtgcaggggctcacgcctgtagtcctagctactccaggaGCTTGAGGCAGCAGGGCcttgtgaacccaggagttcgaggctgcagtgagctaggataatgccattgtactccagcctgtgcaacagaaggAGGccttatcattcattcattcattcattcataaataaataaatggtggcaTGTCTTGCTCCAATTTTTGAAACAAACTACTTTTAGCCTACAGCAAATGGCAAGTATCCAGTGGTCCTTCAGGCAATGTTTTTGGGCCGTGAGTTATAACAACATCTagttgtttcttaaaaattaaaaatcttaagtAAAGATCAGAATCTGGCCTACCCAGGTGGTGAAGATCGTCGTCCTTGTCCTGATCGTAAAGCTTCTCCAAGGGGGGAATTTTCAAGGTTCTTGAATTTCTCTTGGCAAGTTTTCACATAAGAAAGTTTTCCAGCAAAGTATCCCATGATACAAGCAACTTATttgtaaaatcaaacaaaaagtgTAACTGAATGTGCCTTTCAGacaaaagtattttctaaaagaaaagttgAGTGTGATTCTAAATATGTCTTTGGTTTAGAAAGACTGAGATTTCCTGAAATAATGGTAGAGGAAACCAAAACTAAATCAGATCAGAGTTCATAGACAGAGTCTATGGATATAATTCAGTTTCCAAAAAAAAGTGTGCCAAAATAAAAGTTGCTATAAATAAATTGAATACGGTATACTAATTACTTTGTCGAATATATAGGAAAGATTTAGTAAAGGTATAATGAGAAGAGGAATGgataagaaataaaagcatccaaacatttatttatttctagttctaaataaACAGAACTAGATCACAAGGATTTAGGCCATTATTTTcctataaaacagaaaatcataTGCACAGCCATTTTCAcaagattgttttaaaataaaattaggtgcAACAAATCCCTTAAAGTAATAAATTACTAACCATAACCTAAACGTGGCAATTACTGTATCACATGAGTTTCCAATACAAAAGAAAGGCTAACCTGAAAGACTCATGAAAAGCCTCAGGTACTTCTTTTGAAGAGCAATGTAGCTTCTTTTTCTATTAACTTTATTGCAATGTGTAAATAAGTTATGcttatttacatattaaaatgtaaattagagagatttcttttaaaaattaagcttaattttaaatatactttgatTAATCAGAATATGTGCACAACTTTCTTTCCCCATAGACAgaccaaaaatttattttcaaatactttatccttacaaaataaatttaaattaatagcTCTATTACattataaagacacaaaaaatgccTATTTCAACTAATGATTTTTTATGCTAACAATAAAATATCCAAGTAATCCACTTAATGAAATGCTTTAACAAACTGATTTATCACAGCACATAACCACATAACTAATATGAGTAAGACATgataaaacatttgataaaaataattttatttaagttttaaaaagctatGAAAACTACAATGTTGTTTATACTTACATATAAGTTTAGGGATGGAACCATATTTGGGATGACTTGAAagtattcctaaagaaaagagtTAAGTATTTCTTAGTAACAttgttagagaaagaaaaatcagtaaaggCTATCTTTAAATATAATCTTACAACATTAGCTTCTTCCATGACCCTAGAGAATCCTAGACTGTTTAATAGGGAAAACCAAATGAATTCAGTATCAACAGAAATATGACAAAAATCCAAAAGACTCTACAAAGTATTAGAACAGGTAAatttagaaagatcacttgatATAAGGTCAATAGACCAAATAtttatatgcgtgtgtgtgtgtgtatgaaaaaccatttataacaacaacaaaccaaaaaaacaaacattttttacaaGACAGAATTAATTATAGCACCAAAAAAAACACTCAAAGCCTAGGAACAAATCTAATGAAAGAtatgaaagatctctacactgAAAGTTATAAAACTTACTGAGAATTGAAAGACTCAATATTCTAAAGATGGCAATTCTCCATAACTTCACCTACAAATACAATGCAATTCCAATTAAAATCAAAGTTTCACAAAAATTGAAGAGTTTATTCTAAGAGTCATGTGGAACACAAAGGGCCAAGGGAACACTGAAGAATCGTATTATAGAACTGACTACCACCAGATAGCAATATCTACATGATAAAGCTGTAGTAATTAAGACAGTCTGGTATTAAGTACAAGAACAGGTAAACTGACCAAAACCAagagtccagaaacagatccACACCTGCACACTTGATTTAGGACAAAGACAACACTGCAGCATAGTTTTTTCAAATACAGTGCTGGGTCAATTAATATCCATTAACAGGGGAAAATGTACCTTGATCCTACATCGAACAATAATCCAGATagcttaaaaatttaaatatgaaagatttttttaaaaaattttacagaaGAAAGCATGAGACCATCTTTGTGTCCTTGGAGTAGACAAAGATCTTAAAGAGTCAACAAAAAGCACTCATTAGAAAGAAGAAACCTGATAAACTGGACTCTATTCACTGAAAACTACAGTTAAACACAGTGGGGAAAAAATAATCACCATATCTATATCTGAGAAAAGACTCAGTTCCAAAATATACAGAGGAGTCTCACAAAACCAACAGGAAAAAAGACAATACAATGGAAAAATGGTTAAGAGACTTAAACAGATACTTCACAAAAAAAGATATGCTGAAATGAagtataaacaaatgaaaaggtcTTCAACTTAATTGGTCACAGGGAACTACAAATTCAAGCCACAATGCAATCAATATTTGTGTTCATTTACCACAACGGCTAAAacataaaagacataaaaatagctAGTGTAGGTGAGAATGTAGGAGTATAAATTGGTCTACAGTTTGGTAATATCTACTAaagctaaataaatatatacaaaagctATGACCCAGCAAAATGTCTATCAAAAGGCACCATATTCTAGGCAGAACTAATTGTAACAGTGAAAACTGAAAACTACCGATTATCAATGTTCAGTTCAGACAGATAAACTGGTGTATTCACACAGAGGAAAACTATATGGCAACTACATGCAACAACGTGGTTAAGTGCAATGATGTGCTGGTTTACTATAAAAAGCTCTAATTTTAATGTTTGTCAGTTTCCATGGTGTAAAGctaccaattcttttttttttttcagatgagtctcgctctctcgccaggctggagtgcagtggcgccatctcagctcacaggaacctccgcctcctgggttcaagcaattctcctgcctcagtctcccaagtagctgggactacaggcacgcgccaccattccagctgattttttgtatttttagtagagacagggtttcaccatgttggccaggatggtctcaatcacctgccctcatgatccgcctgccttggcctcccaaagtgctgggattacaggcataagccactgtacctggccaactACCAACACTTTAAAAATCGGCTTGCCGAagttcctgaaaatttaacaaccAATTCTCAGGAGCCAGTACAAACCAGTTCCAGCACACTACTGGATAAATCTCACTATGCTGAAAGAACTTACATAAAAGAATACTTCAGTGTGTGATTTCATGTAATTAAAGTACAAAAAGACAACTAATCTGTGCctttagcctcagtttcttcatttataccaCTGGGATGATAACAGGAAAAGGAAGATGGTAAGAATATATctctatttttacattaaaaagttgTTCCTTCATACTGTCACCATATAGACCACTTCCAACATAAAGGCACTAAATACTGGATATTAACAGGAAACAAGATACACTCTTTACTCTCATGGAATTTACAATCTAGAGAGAGAGTTAAGACAAAGAGAATAGTGTCACGGTTGCTATCCATCCCCTCAAATATTTGAGTACTATGTGCACTATGTATGCCCTCTGTCAGGTGCTAGAAATAGCTTATTTTCCTAAGGAGAAGTAGCAAGAATGGAAGCAAACAGATTTGTTGAAGGTTAATGCAATACTCTTTGTGACATATGGTTGTGTTAATTATAGTGGCAGTACAGATGAAGGTAGATAGTTAATAAAGACATTTAAGAGCTAAAAGACATTAATTGGACAAGGCAGATAAGGGATAGATGTGAAGGATAATGTCCCAGTCTCCTGGGTAGTACTAATGCCACTCAGTCATGAAGGGAAAGGAGGAATTGGTTTTGTGGAAAATGATGAGTTCCATCTGAGGAGCCTATAGAAGGGTCatccatattatatattatatccagaatataataATACCAACATTTCCAAAACAAGTAGACAAAAAAACCCATACAAGAATGTAAGCACCAAGAGGtcatgaatttttgttgtttagttCTATACAACAATGTATAGTACATATCAGACACTCAAAAAACATGAAACAATGGAGGAACcgcctgaggtaggagaaaaatCTTAGGAATATGCCATCATGGAAGCCAACAGAATAGACTATTTCAAGAAAAACTGGTTAAAGTTATATAATGTTGGTCAAGAACAAAAACTGTCCATCATATGTAAGCAACAAACAGGTGGTTTGTTTTTGAACTTTTGAACTTATAAATGGTAGAATATATGGATAGTCTCACACTGGCTGCAATGGGTTAAATGAAGTAAAAAGTGAAGTGCTCATTCATGAAGTCTGGCTCTGGCTTCAAATATGAGGCAGTTGGGAgtaggtggaaaaagaaataagggaggattttttttctttttaatgttctcaAGTTAGAGGAGACCTGAGCATGTTTAAATGGTTTTGGTAgatcaggaagaaacagagggaACATCTAAGACCACGTGGAGTATGACACACTGTGAATGAAAGGAGATACAGGCAGCCCTCTGTATGCACACGTTCTGCAACCAACTGCGGatagaaaatattcaggaaaaaaaaaaactgcaactatactaaacatgtacagactttcatcttgtcattattccctaaacaatacagtataacaactgttTACATAGTGTTTACATAGtcttaggtattgtaagtaatctagagatgatttaaagtatacaggcaGATATGCATGTAAACTTTACTAGGCCATTTTATATGAGACTTAAGCTAtcgtggattttggtatcctctggagggtcctggaaccaattcacACAGATATAAAAGGACCACTGTACAAAATGTCAGGGATTATGATTAAATGCAAAATGCCTTGGTGGGTtccaaattcttttcttaaagtcTCTCccaatttttacctttttttttgagacagagtatcactctgttgcccaggatggagtgcagtggccccatcacgactcactgcagcctctgcctcctgggttcaagcgattctcctgcctcggcctcctgagtagctgggactacaggcacgcgtgaccacacctggctaatgtttttgtatttttagtagagatggggtttcatcatgttggccaggatggtctcgatttcctaacctcgtgatgcacctgactcggcctcccaatgtcACTTCTACCATACCTTCAAGTAGCCCAAAGTCTTCAACTGCACCTAAACCCAAAATCTCTAAAAAACTTTCTCCTCTTCATAACCTAATCCAAATTATAATTTCTCCTGACTCTACTTCAGCTATTTAATGGAGTTTTCACTCCTCCCTGAATGATTCTGTCTTTTCAGTTCAATCCTGATTGCCTCTCCTAATAGTCATGCCTATTTGTCTTGATCATCAGGTCCCTCCTTCCTGGtatgttctttcttctcttttaaactAAATCCTGCCCATCCTTCAAAATTTACTTCTTTCAAGAAACTTTCCTTGATTACAACAGCCCTACAaaggtttttcttctttgaacaCCTACAACTCTTAGTCTCTACTATACAATTTAGTAGCGTATTAAGTATGtaattaaattttctatttgCTTCAACGTATGTTCACATCTACTTGTTTCCTCCAGTGAACTACTAGCAGCTATTAAATTTCTTTTGTATAACCTTCTGCATATCTAGCTCCAATCATTATTAAAAGACACACTGGattaaaacagataaaagaaGCAGAACAATAATAAACACTGTAATTTCATCCCTGTGCCACTTTTTCCTACAAAGAAATGTaattcaagtgtttttttttctctctcacaatACAGAACCAATCTCAGTCTATAAAACAGCTTAGTCTTAAGGACATATAAGTGCATATATCTTGACTTGCTTCTATGTTTAAGATTTTTGTCATGGTACTATATTATATTATCATAAAGTTCTTCAGAAGTTCCTTAAACAAATTTTTACCCAAAAAAATCCTCTCATTTGCCTCCAAAACTACTTTTATCAACTAATTGTGTCAAAACTAAGTACCGTACATCATATCCTAATGTAAAAAGGCCAAATATTCCAATCATTAAGTCACATTTTTGAAGGTGCCAGTTAATTAAAGCAATAGGCCTCTAGGTCATCCTAAGGTCACCATCCTTTTCCAGGACACCTTCCCATTACCAGATGGATAGTTCATGAGGTAAATGAAATAAGCAACTCTACCGCTTACTCCACTAAATTTTAAATGCAGGACTCAAGACGTTTAATACTCAATCTAAACTCAATTCCACATGAATACACTGTACTATTTGAGCCAATAGACTTTAGGACAAGAAAGCCTCCTCGGTGGCTTGTTAAAAATAGATCACCTGCCAGACCCCTGAGATTCTAATTTTTTGAATAATGCTAACTCACCTCCACTCACCCCCACCAAGTGGTCAGACAAAGCTGGTTTAGAGAGCTACTGATCTTTAAATCATTAtataagaatcacctggagtttgttaaaacacagactcCTGGTCCCCATGAATGTGCATTCTAACAAGCTCCTAGGCGATAATGTTGCTATTGGCCCACCTAGACCAGATTTGCCCTGCTAATACTGGTGTTTAGTTACTTTCTTGCTCTTGAAGGTTGTTAATGATGCTATTAGTGCAGGAGAAATTCTCAAGTCATGATATTTGAGCCAGTGGGTCCATagagacaaaatatttaatattgtagAAATGCATCAATGAATTACTACATAGTGTTTAGTATGATACATTGTTACCTTTACTTTTTCTAAAGATCTGGAAAATACCACAAAACAAATATGGTATccaaaatgctaaataaattcaaattttaaatatttacctttaCTAATTAATCCTTGAGTAATCAACATACTTGTTGCAGCCAAAGGCACAGCTATAGGAGGAAAAAGACCTTGTTAACGTCAACAAAAGTAAAAGATTTTGTCTAAAGTTCATTAGATAAATGAGTATCAGTAAAACCATCTAGGAATTATATTGCAAAACTAAGATCTTTAAAAAagacttccatttttaaaagctgtacTGCATACATAGTGGAAAAATTAAAGgagcatttta
The window above is part of the Chlorocebus sabaeus isolate Y175 chromosome 27, mChlSab1.0.hap1, whole genome shotgun sequence genome. Proteins encoded here:
- the OCIAD1 gene encoding OCIA domain-containing protein 1 isoform X1 — encoded protein: MNGRADFREPNAEVPRPIPHIGPDYIPTEEERRVFAECNDESFWFRSVPLAATSMLITQGLISKGILSSHPKYGSIPKLIFACIMGYFAGKLSYVKTCQEKFKNLENSPLGEALRSGQGRRSSPPGHYYQKSKYDSNVSGQSFVTSSAADNIEMLPHYEPIPFSSSMNESAPTGITDHIVQGPDPNLEESPKRKNITYEELRNKNRESYEVSLTQKTDPSVRPMHERVPKKEVKVNKYGDTWDE
- the OCIAD1 gene encoding OCIA domain-containing protein 1 isoform X3, with the translated sequence MNGRADFREPNAEVPRPIPHIGPDYIPTEEERRVFAECNDESFWFRSVPLAATSMLITQGLISKGILSSHPKYGSIPKLIFACIMGYFAGKLSYVKTCQEKFKNLENSPLGEALRSGQGRRSSPPGHYYQKSKYDSNVSGQSFVTSSAADNIEMLPHYEPIPFSSSMNESAPTGITDHIVQGRNFS
- the OCIAD1 gene encoding OCIA domain-containing protein 1 isoform X2, whose product is MNGRADFREPNAEVPRPIPHIGPDYIPTEEERRVFAECNDESFWFRSVPLAATSMLITQGLISKGILSSHPKYGSIPKLIFACIMGYFAGKLSYVKTCQEKFKNLENSPLGEALRSGQGRRSSPPGHYYQKSKYDSNVSGQSFVTSSAADNIEMLPHYEPIPFSSSMNESAPTGITDHIVQVKVNKYGDTWDE